A genomic region of Bernardetia sp. ABR2-2B contains the following coding sequences:
- a CDS encoding histidine kinase: MIKFNNLIDWLTEKRLWRHILFWLAAFLIAPLTSSEDVSELGEAFVFRLVGMPIKILATYFLVYYQIPKLLIPKKYILFVSSIFMSVFVFCVLYRIMNVHIAEQIIYPNTEKESIVEIIIQVETTVFWYVGKVYLFSFVFLFFKMFRDSTTEKRKIQQLEKQKTIAELNFLKAQIHPHFLFNTLNNLYMLTLTGSKKAPDVVARLSDMLDYILYQCKADRVSIEKEVILIENYIELEKLRYGDRILIELNTSIDDFQTPVPPLLLISLVENAFKHGASGVIENAIIEISIKTEKGRLFFEIFNTKYDTQQEDKEGYKEGIGIKNITQQLDLLYPNAYEWKVKDEKTSYRVKLSI, encoded by the coding sequence GTGATAAAATTTAATAACCTTATAGACTGGCTAACTGAAAAACGATTATGGCGACATATTTTGTTTTGGTTGGCTGCTTTCCTCATAGCTCCTCTTACTTCTAGTGAAGATGTTTCTGAATTAGGGGAGGCTTTTGTTTTTAGGTTGGTAGGAATGCCCATCAAAATTTTGGCAACTTACTTTTTAGTTTATTATCAGATTCCGAAGTTGCTTATTCCTAAAAAGTATATTTTATTTGTGAGTAGTATTTTTATGAGCGTGTTCGTGTTTTGCGTTTTATATAGAATAATGAATGTTCATATTGCAGAACAAATTATTTATCCAAATACAGAAAAGGAGTCTATTGTAGAAATAATAATACAAGTAGAAACGACCGTTTTTTGGTATGTAGGCAAAGTCTATTTGTTTTCTTTCGTATTTCTATTCTTCAAAATGTTTAGAGATTCGACAACAGAAAAAAGAAAAATCCAGCAGTTGGAAAAGCAAAAAACGATTGCCGAACTCAATTTTCTGAAAGCTCAAATTCATCCTCACTTTCTGTTCAATACGCTCAATAATTTATATATGCTGACACTTACAGGTTCGAAAAAAGCTCCAGATGTAGTGGCTCGTCTTTCAGATATGTTAGATTATATTTTGTATCAATGCAAAGCCGACAGAGTAAGTATAGAAAAGGAAGTTATCTTGATAGAGAATTATATAGAATTAGAAAAATTGCGCTATGGAGATAGAATTTTGATAGAACTAAATACTTCTATTGATGATTTTCAAACGCCAGTTCCTCCTTTGCTTTTAATTTCTTTGGTAGAAAATGCTTTCAAACACGGAGCAAGTGGAGTGATAGAGAATGCTATCATAGAAATTTCCATCAAGACAGAAAAAGGTAGATTATTTTTTGAAATATTTAATACCAAATATGATACTCAACAAGAAGATAAAGAGGGGTACAAAGAAGGAATTGGAATAAAAAATATTACTCAACAACTAGATTTGTTGTACCCAAATGCTTACGAATGGAAAGTAAAAGATGAAAAAACAAGTTATAGAGTAAAATTATCGATTTAA
- a CDS encoding response regulator transcription factor, whose product MQHPKTNCLIVEDEPLAAQLLEKHISNFSYLNLVSICTNAISAFEVLNTEKIDLIFLDIQMPVLDGVKFAKSLKNPPSIIFTTAYRNYAVESYELEVVDYLLKPITIERFLKSMDKYFSKNNTISVPKYLPKQVSQEDEKTYFFINVNKKHIKVNFEEIEYIESLKDYVGIYVKAKRHVTKLKISDLETSLPSYFLRIHRSYIVNKNHITAFTMQDIEIGKMEIPIGDSYKERVVNAL is encoded by the coding sequence ATGCAACATCCAAAAACGAATTGCCTAATAGTAGAAGACGAACCTTTGGCAGCACAACTTTTAGAAAAACACATTAGTAATTTTTCTTATCTCAATTTGGTATCTATTTGTACAAATGCAATTTCAGCGTTTGAAGTCTTGAATACTGAAAAGATTGATTTGATTTTTTTAGATATTCAGATGCCTGTTTTGGACGGAGTAAAGTTTGCTAAGTCCCTCAAAAATCCTCCTTCCATTATTTTTACTACTGCGTATCGAAACTATGCGGTAGAAAGTTATGAGCTTGAAGTAGTAGATTATTTATTAAAACCCATTACAATTGAACGTTTTTTAAAATCTATGGATAAATATTTTTCAAAAAATAATACCATTTCAGTACCAAAATACTTACCAAAACAAGTTAGTCAAGAAGACGAGAAAACTTATTTTTTTATTAATGTAAATAAGAAACATATCAAGGTAAATTTTGAAGAAATAGAATACATTGAAAGTCTGAAAGACTATGTGGGGATTTATGTAAAAGCAAAAAGACATGTTACGAAGCTCAAAATAAGTGACTTAGAAACCTCTTTGCCTTCTTACTTTCTTCGTATTCATCGTTCTTATATTGTCAATAAAAATCATATAACAGCTTTTACTATGCAAGACATTGAGATAGGAAAAATGGAAATCCCAATAGGAGATTCTTACAAGGAAAGAGTTGTTAATGCTTTATAG
- a CDS encoding peroxiredoxin-like family protein, producing MTNKPFNFSNLLCTFSLLLTFGFFSCSDNKKAQSEEQTEIVEEEIIIDESSETETIMPSLTDQLSDKANAFKEKADPEKVKTYEAAIEKVAASGIVEKSKKEGDKAPNFTLPNATGIQVSLTDKTQNGYTIITWYRGGWCPYCNLTLAAWQDILPEIKAENVEFLAISPEVPDMSLSTKEKNALEFEVLSDVGNKVAKEYGIVFPLDESIKEAYKNMGLEKYNGDASYTLPLAATYIVNSENEIVYAFLDADYKKRAEPREVLEKIKDMK from the coding sequence ATGACTAACAAACCATTCAATTTTTCAAACCTTTTATGTACTTTTTCTTTATTACTAACGTTTGGCTTTTTTTCGTGTTCAGACAACAAAAAAGCACAAAGTGAAGAACAAACAGAGATAGTTGAGGAAGAAATTATTATAGATGAAAGTAGCGAAACAGAAACAATTATGCCTTCTCTTACAGACCAACTATCAGACAAAGCAAATGCTTTCAAAGAAAAAGCAGACCCAGAAAAAGTAAAAACGTATGAAGCTGCGATTGAAAAAGTAGCTGCAAGTGGTATCGTAGAAAAATCTAAGAAAGAGGGCGATAAAGCTCCTAATTTTACGCTCCCAAATGCAACAGGAATACAGGTTTCTTTGACTGACAAAACTCAAAATGGATATACAATTATCACTTGGTATAGAGGTGGTTGGTGTCCTTATTGTAACCTTACATTGGCTGCTTGGCAAGATATTTTACCAGAAATAAAAGCAGAAAATGTAGAATTTCTTGCTATTTCTCCCGAAGTTCCTGATATGTCGCTTTCTACAAAAGAAAAAAATGCTTTAGAGTTTGAGGTCTTGAGTGATGTAGGAAATAAGGTCGCAAAAGAATACGGAATCGTTTTTCCATTAGATGAGTCTATTAAAGAAGCCTATAAAAATATGGGATTGGAAAAATATAACGGAGATGCGTCTTATACATTACCTTTGGCTGCGACATACATCGTCAATTCTGAAAATGAAATAGTTTATGCTTTCCTAGATGCAGACTATAAAAAACGTGCAGAACCTAGAGAGGTTTTAGAGAAAATAAAGGATATGAAGTAA
- a CDS encoding glucosaminidase domain-containing protein → MKNIIKNKFLPISINLDKIRDHRHIEIPIKLIIGKRYFEYNISFVIENYMLIVVALFLGAVALYGSWGETQSTYIKNLWVQIGQETPFELWKKMEEKQALTFASASIFSDNQNEESATMQLMKLTSSNSDNQNSPKKDIKNGLPIFVHSVADYDNLASLAKSENMMEEFMIQKQIRITKALIENKASRLDQLNDSILLVMNRDISRMFMDLVLKNLNAPAHVWAYFADTIHLRKIETALMEQVKYNVPVSIKLAQSALETAYGSRVIHNNYFGIKDKNRTGEKTITTEYFTAEEASMNQDIILTQKPFIKKGTVLYECKVQDYFSQYKSAWQSFRGHSEFLSTHKRYAPLFTKGKNYEDWANKIGSERTGGVGYATSPLYGELLKKIIKRYQLHLLDH, encoded by the coding sequence ATGAAAAATATAATTAAAAATAAATTCTTACCTATTTCCATCAATTTGGATAAGATAAGAGACCATAGACACATAGAAATTCCTATTAAACTCATAATAGGAAAAAGGTATTTTGAGTATAATATTTCTTTTGTTATAGAAAATTATATGCTCATTGTAGTTGCTTTATTTTTAGGAGCTGTTGCGCTTTATGGAAGCTGGGGAGAGACACAAAGCACTTATATCAAAAATTTATGGGTTCAGATAGGGCAAGAAACCCCTTTTGAATTATGGAAAAAAATGGAAGAAAAACAAGCACTGACTTTTGCCTCTGCAAGTATTTTTTCTGATAATCAAAATGAAGAATCTGCTACCATGCAGCTTATGAAGCTTACTTCTTCCAATTCTGATAATCAAAACTCTCCTAAAAAAGATATAAAAAATGGACTTCCTATTTTTGTTCATTCGGTGGCTGATTATGATAATTTAGCAAGTCTTGCAAAGAGTGAAAATATGATGGAAGAGTTTATGATACAGAAGCAAATTCGTATTACGAAGGCACTTATTGAAAATAAAGCTTCTCGCCTTGACCAACTCAATGATAGCATTCTTTTAGTTATGAATAGAGATATTAGCCGTATGTTTATGGATTTAGTCTTGAAAAACTTAAATGCACCTGCTCATGTTTGGGCTTATTTTGCAGATACAATTCATCTTCGTAAAATAGAGACAGCTCTTATGGAACAAGTAAAATATAATGTTCCTGTTTCAATAAAACTGGCACAATCTGCTTTAGAGACTGCTTACGGTTCAAGAGTCATTCATAATAATTATTTTGGAATAAAAGATAAAAATAGAACAGGCGAAAAAACCATTACAACAGAATATTTTACAGCAGAAGAAGCTTCGATGAATCAAGATATTATTCTTACTCAAAAACCATTTATCAAAAAAGGAACTGTTTTGTATGAGTGCAAGGTACAAGATTATTTTTCTCAATATAAAAGTGCTTGGCAGTCATTTAGAGGGCATTCAGAATTTTTATCAACGCATAAAAGATATGCACCACTCTTTACAAAGGGTAAAAATTATGAAGATTGGGCAAACAAAATTGGTTCGGAAAGAACTGGAGGTGTAGGTTATGCTACTTCGCCACTTTATGGAGAACTCTTGAAAAAAATTATAAAAAGGTATCAATTACATCTTTTAGACCACTAA
- the phbB gene encoding acetoacetyl-CoA reductase has product MDKNNKKVALVTGSTGGIGTAICKKLHDEGYTVVAHYRNREKAEEWNTKLKEDGYDLPLVMADVSNFDEVEKMFEDIKNRVGTVDILVNNAGITRDGSFRKMSFDQWKSVIDADLTSVFNCCRHAINPMLEGGFGRVINVSSVNGQRGQFGQVNYSAAKAGMHGFTKSLAMETARKGVTINTVSPGYIATDMVMAVPEDILKQIIAEVPMGRLGTPEEIAEIISYIVSDKAGFVTGANFAINGGQHVY; this is encoded by the coding sequence ATGGACAAAAACAATAAAAAAGTTGCTTTAGTAACAGGCTCAACAGGAGGAATCGGAACAGCTATTTGTAAGAAGCTACACGACGAAGGTTATACTGTTGTAGCGCATTATCGCAACCGTGAAAAAGCTGAAGAATGGAACACAAAACTAAAAGAAGATGGCTACGATTTGCCTTTAGTAATGGCTGATGTTTCCAACTTTGATGAAGTAGAAAAAATGTTCGAAGACATCAAAAATAGAGTAGGAACAGTAGATATTTTAGTAAACAATGCAGGTATTACTCGTGATGGTTCTTTCCGTAAAATGTCTTTTGATCAATGGAAATCCGTTATCGATGCCGATTTGACAAGCGTTTTTAATTGTTGTCGTCATGCTATTAACCCAATGTTAGAAGGTGGATTTGGAAGAGTAATCAATGTTTCTTCTGTAAATGGTCAGCGTGGACAGTTCGGACAGGTAAATTATAGTGCAGCCAAAGCAGGTATGCACGGATTTACGAAAAGTTTGGCAATGGAAACGGCTCGTAAGGGTGTTACTATCAATACTGTTTCTCCTGGTTATATTGCTACCGATATGGTTATGGCAGTTCCAGAAGATATTCTTAAACAAATTATTGCTGAAGTTCCGATGGGAAGATTAGGAACACCAGAAGAAATTGCAGAAATTATTTCTTATATCGTTTCGGATAAAGCAGGTTTTGTTACAGGAGCAAACTTTGCTATTAATGGTGGACAGCACGTTTATTAA